The Gemella haemolysans genome includes a region encoding these proteins:
- the recD2 gene encoding SF1B family DNA helicase RecD2 has protein sequence MQTVEGYLNKIIFHNKENNYYILSIFLNDQYDFAEGDYLSVVGTFNDFDFVEDELYSFKGEIVQHRKYGTQLSAIVVEPVIEKDKEAIVSYLSSSIFQGVGRKTAELIVESLGVEALDKIYEDKDVLFAIKGIPTQRKDTIYATIVANKQTQDIILKLNEYNLSNNLILKIYNFYKHNTLRTITENPYSLIKDIKGINFKTVDKIAETNEITANDQERILYGFIYTINTYCFSTGNTYISKNNLLYNTFNILYSSRNIAVDKEDILKAYTYALDTAKLIEIEGRVFLPEIYYSEYSIYSDINRRLEMKNTEDISEKLLDKYIEEVEDELGIEYDIVQIAAIKNCIQNNFSILTGGPGTGKTTIILAVIKIFQKINNYSIHDLLDETRNIITLCAPTGKAAKRMSESTGFYASTIHKAIGWSTEDENMEEFVSDKSIKSELVIIDESSMIDVFLMYNLLKIIHKDAKIILVGDNDQLPSIAPGNVLNDLINSKAISTVKLNKIFRQSEHSSIINISHSIKNDIPFDILENFDDKEFISANKNEMINVISAVYDDLLKNTSKENIQILAPIYKGTSGINEINTAIQSRFNDNEEQIEYGELIYKVDDRVMQLVNRPEDNIFNGDIGYIKEIYKEGNKLKIVIDYDDNFVTYEKQELNQITLSYACSIHKAQGSEFENVIIPFIDNYNFMLNKNLTYTAITRAKKKLILCGNHNVFYKSIEPTNTVNRQTALEWFFTTDREANIEDIEIDEELKTYILDFQNINTIDPMIGMENIKPTDFL, from the coding sequence ATGCAAACTGTAGAAGGTTATCTAAATAAAATTATCTTTCATAATAAAGAAAATAATTATTATATTTTATCTATATTTTTAAATGATCAATATGATTTTGCTGAAGGAGATTATTTAAGCGTTGTAGGAACATTTAATGATTTTGACTTCGTTGAAGATGAATTATATTCATTCAAAGGAGAAATAGTCCAGCATAGGAAATATGGAACTCAGCTATCCGCGATTGTAGTTGAACCAGTAATCGAAAAAGATAAAGAAGCTATTGTATCCTACTTATCAAGTTCCATTTTTCAAGGTGTCGGAAGAAAAACTGCCGAATTAATAGTAGAAAGTTTAGGAGTTGAAGCTCTAGATAAAATATATGAAGATAAGGATGTACTATTCGCAATAAAGGGTATCCCTACACAACGTAAAGATACTATTTATGCTACAATTGTTGCAAATAAACAAACCCAAGATATTATTTTAAAGCTAAACGAATATAATCTTAGCAATAATTTAATTTTGAAAATCTATAACTTTTACAAACATAACACATTACGTACAATTACCGAAAATCCCTACTCTCTAATTAAAGATATAAAAGGTATAAATTTTAAAACAGTAGATAAAATTGCAGAAACTAATGAAATTACTGCGAATGATCAAGAAAGAATACTATACGGTTTTATTTATACTATAAATACATATTGTTTTTCTACTGGTAATACATATATTTCAAAAAATAACCTACTATACAATACTTTTAATATTTTATATTCTTCAAGAAACATAGCAGTTGATAAAGAAGACATACTAAAAGCATATACTTATGCTCTTGATACTGCAAAACTAATAGAAATTGAAGGTAGAGTTTTCTTACCAGAAATTTACTATTCAGAGTATTCTATTTATAGTGACATAAATAGAAGATTAGAAATGAAAAACACTGAAGATATTAGCGAAAAACTTCTAGATAAATATATAGAAGAAGTTGAAGATGAATTAGGTATAGAATACGATATAGTTCAGATTGCTGCGATAAAAAACTGTATACAAAATAACTTTTCTATTTTAACCGGTGGTCCTGGAACTGGTAAAACAACAATTATACTAGCAGTTATTAAAATATTCCAAAAAATTAATAACTATAGTATTCACGACTTATTGGATGAAACTAGAAATATTATTACCTTATGTGCACCTACCGGAAAAGCAGCCAAAAGAATGTCAGAAAGTACAGGATTTTATGCATCAACAATACATAAAGCCATTGGTTGGAGCACAGAAGACGAAAACATGGAAGAATTTGTCAGTGATAAGAGTATTAAATCCGAATTAGTAATAATAGATGAATCAAGTATGATTGACGTATTCCTTATGTATAACTTATTAAAGATTATTCATAAAGATGCAAAAATCATTCTAGTCGGTGACAATGATCAATTACCATCAATTGCTCCTGGTAATGTTCTTAACGACCTGATTAATTCTAAAGCCATATCAACAGTTAAATTAAATAAAATTTTTAGGCAAAGCGAACACTCAAGTATCATTAATATTTCGCACTCTATTAAAAATGATATTCCATTCGATATATTAGAAAATTTTGATGATAAGGAGTTCATTTCAGCTAATAAAAATGAAATGATTAATGTAATCTCAGCGGTATATGACGATTTACTTAAAAACACTAGTAAAGAAAATATACAAATTCTTGCTCCAATATATAAAGGTACAAGCGGTATAAATGAAATTAATACGGCTATTCAATCAAGATTTAACGATAATGAAGAACAAATTGAATATGGAGAATTAATATATAAAGTCGACGATAGAGTTATGCAACTTGTTAATAGACCCGAAGATAATATATTTAATGGTGATATAGGTTATATTAAAGAAATTTATAAAGAAGGTAATAAATTAAAGATTGTCATAGATTATGATGATAATTTTGTTACTTATGAAAAACAAGAATTAAATCAAATTACCCTTTCATATGCGTGTTCAATACACAAAGCTCAAGGATCAGAATTTGAAAATGTTATAATTCCATTTATTGATAATTATAACTTTATGCTCAATAAAAATTTAACTTATACTGCTATCACACGTGCAAAGAAAAAACTAATACTATGTGGAAATCATAATGTTTTTTATAAGTCAATCGAGCCTACAAATACTGTCAATAGGCAAACTGCTCTAGAATGGTTCTTTACAACAGATAGAGAAGCGAATATTGAAGACATTGAAATTGATGAAGAGCTTAAAACATATATATTAGATTTTCAAAATATAAATACTATTGACCCTATGATTGGTATGGAAAATATAAAACCTACAGATTTCCTGTAA